One Clupea harengus chromosome 11, Ch_v2.0.2, whole genome shotgun sequence DNA window includes the following coding sequences:
- the rpp25l gene encoding ribonuclease P protein subunit p25-like protein isoform X1 → MSATLKTFPCRQERGITDMENYSKARTVEQPCSCPFTGLPSETPEVRVKDGSKIRNLMRFALSRMEDKPASAEGDGDGEEAEPKRSVEKVCRQIMFTGVGPSVSKAITCVEILKRRVRGLHQYTRLHHQTVQEVWEPLEPEAGLDSLTVNRNVPAVWVLLSKDPLDTNQPGYQAPGSFDALWAQAAKEEMASQRHGQRKKRGGGGGGGGGGVGRGKAPGKAPGRQAGRPREPRKSQGRGGGGGPE, encoded by the exons ATGTCTGCAACGTTGAAGACATTTCCCTGCCGCCAAGAGAGAG GAATAACAGATATGGAGAACTACAGTAAAGCTCGAACTGTGGAGCAGCCATGCAGCTGTCCATTCACCGGCCTACCCAGTGAAACACCGGAGGTTCGAGTGAAAGATGGCAGCAAGATCCGCAATCTAATGCGGTTTGCGTTAAGTCGCATGGAGGACAAACCAGCTTCTGCAGAGGGTGATGGAGATGGCGAGGAGGCCGAGCCGAAGCGGTCTGTAGAGAAGGTATGTCGGCAGATCATGTTCACTGGAGTCGGGCCAAGTGTGTCCAAAGCCATCACTTGCGTGGAGATCCTGAAACGCAGGGTGCGTGGCTTGCATCAGTATACCCGACTGCACCACCAAACTGTTCAGGAGGTGTGGGAACCATTGGAGCCTGAGGCTGGTTTGGACAGCCTGACGGTCAACAGAAATGTACCAGCTGTATGGGTGCTACTCTCCAAGGATCCTTTGGACACCAACCAGCCAGGTTATCAAGCGCCAGGCAGCTTTGATGCCCTGTGGGCTCAGGCGGCCAAGGAAGAAATGGCCAGTCAGAGACATGGACAGCGGAAaaaacgaggaggaggaggaggaggaggaggaggaggagtgggccGTGGGAAGGCCCCCGGCAAGGCCCCCGGCAGACAGGCAGGGCGCCCCAGAGAGCCGCGGAAAAGCCAGGGTcgtggaggggggggtggaccAGAGTAA
- the rpp25l gene encoding ribonuclease P protein subunit p25-like protein isoform X2 yields MENYSKARTVEQPCSCPFTGLPSETPEVRVKDGSKIRNLMRFALSRMEDKPASAEGDGDGEEAEPKRSVEKVCRQIMFTGVGPSVSKAITCVEILKRRVRGLHQYTRLHHQTVQEVWEPLEPEAGLDSLTVNRNVPAVWVLLSKDPLDTNQPGYQAPGSFDALWAQAAKEEMASQRHGQRKKRGGGGGGGGGGVGRGKAPGKAPGRQAGRPREPRKSQGRGGGGGPE; encoded by the coding sequence ATGGAGAACTACAGTAAAGCTCGAACTGTGGAGCAGCCATGCAGCTGTCCATTCACCGGCCTACCCAGTGAAACACCGGAGGTTCGAGTGAAAGATGGCAGCAAGATCCGCAATCTAATGCGGTTTGCGTTAAGTCGCATGGAGGACAAACCAGCTTCTGCAGAGGGTGATGGAGATGGCGAGGAGGCCGAGCCGAAGCGGTCTGTAGAGAAGGTATGTCGGCAGATCATGTTCACTGGAGTCGGGCCAAGTGTGTCCAAAGCCATCACTTGCGTGGAGATCCTGAAACGCAGGGTGCGTGGCTTGCATCAGTATACCCGACTGCACCACCAAACTGTTCAGGAGGTGTGGGAACCATTGGAGCCTGAGGCTGGTTTGGACAGCCTGACGGTCAACAGAAATGTACCAGCTGTATGGGTGCTACTCTCCAAGGATCCTTTGGACACCAACCAGCCAGGTTATCAAGCGCCAGGCAGCTTTGATGCCCTGTGGGCTCAGGCGGCCAAGGAAGAAATGGCCAGTCAGAGACATGGACAGCGGAAaaaacgaggaggaggaggaggaggaggaggaggaggagtgggccGTGGGAAGGCCCCCGGCAAGGCCCCCGGCAGACAGGCAGGGCGCCCCAGAGAGCCGCGGAAAAGCCAGGGTcgtggaggggggggtggaccAGAGTAA